One part of the Vicia villosa cultivar HV-30 ecotype Madison, WI linkage group LG6, Vvil1.0, whole genome shotgun sequence genome encodes these proteins:
- the LOC131610002 gene encoding pentatricopeptide repeat-containing protein At4g33990-like, with amino-acid sequence MLPLLKSVPVSKLSSLHQRAYKYFSSATSFLQKDTIFSTLFNSCVNVNVTKQLHALLVVFGKSQNVVLSTKLINLYVTLGDISLSRSTFNHINKKNIYSWNSIISAYVRFGRYNEAMNCVNELFSMSDDLRPDFYTFPPILKACVCLVDGKKVHCCVFKMGFENDVFVAASLINLYSRFGVLKIAYKVFVDMPVRDVGSWNAMISGFCQNGDVVGALGVLNRMKGEGVKMDTVTVSSILPVCAQSEDIVNGVLIHLYVLKHGLDSDVFVSNGLINMYSKFGRLWDAQRVFDYMEVRDLVSWNSIIAAYEQNDDPNTALKFFKGMQIVGIRPDLLTVVSLMSIFSQLSDQRVSRSIHGFVMRREWIEKDVVIGNALVNMYAKLGDMNCAHTVFDQLPSKDAISWNTLITGYTQNGLASEAIDAYNMMEECIDIIPNQGTWVSIIPAYSHVGALQHGMKIHVRLIKNSLYLDVFVATCLIDMYGKCGKLEDAMSLFYEIPRETSVPWNAIISSLGVHGHGEEALQLFKDMLAEGVEADHVTFVSLLSACSHSGLVDEGQKCFDIMQKEYGIEPSLKHYGCMVDLLGRAGYLKKAYDLVRSMPVQPDASIWGALLSACRIHGNAELGTLASERLLEVDSENVGYYVLLSNIYANTGKWEGVVKVRSLARDRGLRKTPGWSSVVAGSKVEVFYTGNQTHPKYAEIYRELRVLSAKMKNLGYVPDYSFVLQDVEEDEKEQILNSHSERLAIAFGIISTPPGTPIRIFKNLRVCGDCHNATKYISRITEREIIVRDSNRFHHFKDGICSCGDYW; translated from the coding sequence ATGCTTCCTCTTCTCAAGTCCGTCCCAGTTTCCAAACTTTCTTCATTGCATCAACGTGCTTACAAATATTTTTCATCAGCTACATCTTTTCTACAAAAAGACACCATTTTCAGCACTTTATTCAACTCCTGTGTGAATGTTAATGTCACCAAGCAGCTTCATGCTCTTCTAGTTGTGTTTGGAAAATCTCAAAATGTTGTTCTATCCACAAAGCTTATTAACTTGTATGTCACTCTCGGAGATATCTCGTTATCTCGCTCTACTTTTAACCACATTAACAAAAAGAATATATATTCATGGAACTCGATTATATCCGCTTATGTTCGATTCGGTCGATACAATGAAGCTATGAATTGTGTCAATGAATTGTTTTCCATGTCTGATGATTTAAGGCCTGATTTTTATACTTTCCCGCCTATATTGAAAGCTTGTGTATGTCTTGTTGATGGGAAAAAGGTGCATTGTTGTGTTTTTAAGATGGGTTTTGAGAATGATGTGTTTGTTGCTGCTTCGTTGATAAATTTGTATTCGCGGTTTGGTGTTTTGAAAATTGCGTACAAGGTGTTTGTTGATATGCCTGTTAGGGATGTGGGTTCTTGGAATGCGATGATTTCGGGGTTTTGTCAGAATGGAGATGTGGTTGGGGCGTTAGGTGTGTTGAATAGGATGAAAGGTGAGGGGGTGAAGATGGATACTGTAACGGTGTCGAGTATACTTCCTGTTTGTGCGCAGTCGGAGGATATTGTTAATGGGGTGTTGATTCATTTGTATGTGTTGAAGCATGGGTTGGATAGTGATGTTTTTGTTTCCAATGGTTTGATTAATATGTATTCGAAGTTTGGTAGGTTGTGGGATGCACAAAGGGTTTTTGATTATATGGAAGTGAGGGATTTGGTATCTTGGAATTCTATAATTGCTGCATATGAGCAGAATGATGATCCAAATACtgcacttaaattttttaaaggGATGCAAATTGTTGGAATACGGCCTGATTTGTTGACGGTTGTGAGTTTGATGTCAATATTCAGTCAGTTAAGTGATCAAAGGGTTAGCAGATCTATTCATGGATTTGTAATGAGGCGAGAATGGATTGAGAAGGATGTTGTGATTGGCAATGCACTAGTGAATATGTATGCAAAGTTGGGAGATATGAACTGTGCGCATACAGTTTTTGATCAGCTTCCTAGCAAAGATGCAATTTCATGGAACACATTGATCACAGGTTATACTCAAAACGGTCTTGCAAGTGAAGCAATTGATGCTTACAACATGATGGAAGAGTGTATAGATATAATCCCAAACCAAGGGACTTGGGTGAGTATTATACCAGCATATTCTCATGTTGGAGCTTTGCAACATGGAATGAAAATTCATGTGAGGCTAATAAAAAACTCTCTCTACTTGGATGTCTTTGTGGCTACCTGCCTAATTGACATGTATGGAAAATGTGGGAAGTTGGAAGATGCAATGTCCTTATTTTATGAGATTCCACGGGAAACTTCAGTTCCTTGGAATGCCATAATATCTTCTCTAGGGGTTCACGGCCATGGAGAAGAAGCTCTGCAACTTTTTAAAGACATGCTAGCTGAAGGTGTGGAGGCAGATCATGTTACCTTTGTATCTTTGTTGTCGGCTTGTAGCCATTCGGGTTTAGTTGATGAAGGGCAAAAATGTTTTGATATTATGCAGAAAGAGTATGGGATCGAGCCTAGTTTGAAACATTATGGCTGCATGGTTGATTTGCTTGGCAGAGCTGGATATTTGAAAAAAGCTTATGATTTAGTGAGAAGTATGCCTGTACAACCAGATGCATCCATCTGGGGTGCTCTTCTCTCTGCTTGTAGAATACATGGAAATGCAGAATTAGGTACATTAGCCTCAGAACGTTTATTGGAAGTTGATTCGGAGAACGTTGGCTATTATGTTTTATTGTCAAACATCTATGCAAATACCGGAAAATGGGAGGGAGTAGTTAAAGTAAGATCCTTGGCCAGAGATCGAGGATTGAGGAAAACACCTGGGTGGAGCTCTGTTGTAGCTGGCAGTAAAGTCGAAGTTTTTTATACTGGGAACCAAACTCATCCAAAATATGCAGAGATATACAGAGAACTAAGGGTTTTGAGTGCTAAAATGAAGAATCTTGGCTATGTTCCGGACTATAGCTTTGTCTTACAAGATGTTGAGGAGGATGAAAAGGAACAGATTTTGAATAGTCATAGCGAGAGATTGGCCATTGCATTTGGAATTATCAGTACTCCACCGGGAACTCCGATTAGGATATTTAAAAACTTGCGTGTTTGTGGTGATTGTCATAACGCGACTAAGTATATATCGAGAATTACTGAGAGGGAAATAATTGTGAGGGACTCAAACCGTTTCCATCATTTTAAAGATGGGATTTGCTCATGTGGTGATTACTGGTAA